One genomic window of Cannabis sativa cultivar Pink pepper isolate KNU-18-1 chromosome 2, ASM2916894v1, whole genome shotgun sequence includes the following:
- the LOC115720519 gene encoding B3 domain-containing transcription factor VRN1-like — MASTKFFKIITEKTIEQNMMHIPVKFQRIHGEELSKEILVNIPCGSKWKIGLACIDGQLYLQEGWPEFFKHYNILYGYLIFFKYLGNSTFEASIFNYTTMEIDYPKPPPIHQTMSKEKGQSSKQGERKSRTLDRIKSMEKFEALDKAKGFVNKPFFKVLMQPSYVTPKNPRLRIPAFFATDYLKSKSSSKIELRIPSGKSWCVKFTHHKLKNETTARFCGGWRTFVEENRLVVGDVCVFALTNHNKPIFDVTIHRANQDDDDDGGDGDSDSDGDDDTCFIF; from the exons CATATTCCAGTTAAGTTTCAGAGAATTCATGGCGAAGAATTATCAAAAgaaatattagtaaatattcCATGTGGTTCAAAATGGAAAATAGGGTTGGCTTGTATTGATGGGCAACTTTATCTACAAGAGGGATGGCCTGAATTTTTTAAGCACTATAATATATTGTATGGctatctaatattttttaaatatttgggTAATTCTACATTTGAAGcttcaatatttaattacacaaCTATGGAGATTGATTACCCTAAACCACCACCAATCCACCAAACAATGTCCAAAGAAAAAGGCCAATCATCAAAGCAAG GAGAAAGAAAAAGTAGAACACTTGATAGAATTAAATCAATGGAAAAGTTTGAAGCTTTGGATAAAGCTAAAGGTTTTGTGAACAAACCTTTCTTCAAAGTTCTAATGCAACCATCTTATGTCACACCGAAGAATCCTCGCTTG AGGATTCCAGCATTCTTTGCAACGGATTATCTAAAAAGTAAAAGTAGTTCAAAAATAGAGCTTAGGATTCCAAGTGGAAAAAGTTGGTGTGTGAAATTTACACATCATAAGCTTAAGAATGAAACAACAGCTAGATTTTGTGGTGGATGGAGAACCTTCGTTGAGGAAAATAGGTTGGTCGTAGGTGATGTTTGCGTCTTCGCTCTAACTAATCACAACAAACCTATATTCGATGTCACCATTCACCGTGCGAACCAAGATGATGATGACGATGGTGGTGATGGTGATAGTGATAGTGACGGTGATGATGATACATgctttattttttga